In a genomic window of Deltaproteobacteria bacterium:
- a CDS encoding DJ-1/PfpI family protein, with translation MNFGFLVFPGLEELDLVGPWEMVSLWSKFVQGPEKCLMVAEKPGPVLCAKGMSINPHVTFPECPPLDYLLVPGGEGTRKEVDNQVLIQFVGEKAQNCKAVLSVCTGSYILHRAGLLSGRRATTHWASLQRMRELGDVEVVEARIVRDGKIWTSAGISAGIDLILAFIESIAGEETAGKVQFGAEYYPSGKSYGGFHLLEEAPQYMKDTTLHL, from the coding sequence ATGAATTTTGGATTTTTGGTTTTTCCGGGATTGGAAGAGCTTGACCTGGTCGGGCCTTGGGAAATGGTTTCACTCTGGAGCAAATTTGTTCAGGGGCCCGAGAAATGCTTGATGGTTGCAGAAAAGCCGGGACCCGTGCTTTGTGCGAAGGGCATGTCGATTAATCCCCACGTAACCTTCCCGGAGTGTCCGCCATTGGATTATCTTCTGGTGCCAGGCGGCGAAGGCACCCGCAAAGAGGTGGATAATCAGGTCCTGATTCAATTCGTCGGCGAGAAGGCGCAAAATTGTAAGGCAGTGCTTTCCGTCTGTACGGGCTCTTACATTCTTCACCGCGCAGGCCTTCTCTCAGGCCGCCGCGCCACCACCCATTGGGCATCTCTTCAGCGGATGCGTGAGCTGGGTGACGTGGAAGTTGTTGAGGCTCGGATTGTGCGGGATGGAAAGATTTGGACCTCTGCAGGTATTTCCGCCGGCATCGATTTGATCTTAGCATTCATCGAAAGCATCGCAGGCGAAGAAACGGCAGGCAAAGTTCAATTCGGTGCGGAATATTACCCTTCCGGTAAGTCATATGGCGGGTTTCATTTGCTTGAGGAGGCGCCGCAGTATATGAAGGATACAACCTTACATCTATAA